One Halocalculus aciditolerans DNA segment encodes these proteins:
- a CDS encoding SpoVR family protein codes for MTREKTEIARTLETPARDARELAEKLGLRPCDVNYWVVDNDEMNELIAYDGFQTRYPHWRWGMKYDRQAKQNRFLGGKAFEIVNNDDPAHAFLQASNSMADQKAVITHVEAHADFFANNRWFREDGEQPNAAATLERHAQRIQRHLDDPDVERSELESFLDSALTIADCITPHRGTDPPGSETVETDDDLKERLGDLGLDSDVVDEVFDDEWLAGLDDDAERVAVPAEPEQDLLGFLRRFGQAYDGDAGRAVDYEDWQRDVLDVVREEAYYFAPQKLTKVMNEGWAALWESLMMGEEAFAGDDEFLDYADHQAKVLGSPGFNPYKVGKQLWEHVENTTNRREVLEHLLRVEGVTPATFHERVDIDAVLAALAPPAALDELSRERLHLLDDLPAAWVDAEGVEAAAAGEFDPADYPWRVLTSEGLAVRHYSLAKPQYAGVLRRVTRADLEEVHRYLFETDRYASVRDALAAVDRTAGWDRLFEVRASHNDVTFVDAFLTQEFVDANDYFAYEQSHATGQYHVSSVDADDVKKKLLLRLANFGKPTIKIYDANFENAGELRLGHEYNGVPMNLDRAERVVERLFDLWGRPVVLDTIAPVYDDRQVTLAQKTGGEPEADEVGLRIRYDGEEATREEVAWEVVADLAADDVDYDTKPAEWLA; via the coding sequence ACGCCCGCGAGCTCGCGGAGAAACTCGGGCTGCGGCCCTGCGACGTGAACTACTGGGTCGTCGACAACGACGAGATGAACGAGCTCATCGCCTACGACGGCTTCCAGACGCGCTACCCGCACTGGCGGTGGGGGATGAAGTACGACCGCCAGGCGAAGCAGAACCGCTTCCTCGGCGGGAAGGCGTTCGAGATCGTCAACAACGACGACCCCGCGCACGCCTTCCTGCAGGCGTCGAACTCGATGGCGGACCAGAAGGCCGTCATCACGCACGTCGAGGCGCACGCGGACTTCTTCGCGAACAACCGGTGGTTCCGCGAGGACGGCGAGCAGCCGAACGCCGCCGCGACCCTCGAACGGCACGCCCAACGCATCCAGCGTCACCTCGACGACCCCGACGTGGAGCGCTCCGAGCTGGAGTCCTTCCTCGACAGCGCGCTCACTATCGCGGACTGCATCACGCCGCACCGCGGCACCGACCCGCCGGGGAGCGAGACGGTCGAGACGGACGACGACCTGAAGGAGCGACTCGGCGACCTCGGCCTCGACTCGGACGTCGTCGACGAGGTGTTCGACGACGAGTGGCTCGCCGGCCTCGACGACGACGCCGAGCGCGTGGCGGTGCCCGCCGAACCGGAACAGGACCTCCTCGGGTTCCTCCGCCGGTTCGGGCAGGCGTACGACGGCGACGCCGGGCGCGCCGTCGACTACGAGGACTGGCAGCGCGACGTCCTCGACGTGGTCCGCGAGGAGGCCTACTACTTCGCGCCGCAGAAGCTCACGAAGGTGATGAACGAGGGGTGGGCGGCGCTCTGGGAGTCCCTGATGATGGGCGAGGAGGCGTTCGCGGGCGACGACGAGTTCCTCGACTACGCCGACCACCAGGCGAAAGTATTGGGCAGCCCGGGGTTCAACCCCTACAAGGTCGGAAAACAGCTCTGGGAGCACGTGGAGAACACGACGAACAGGCGGGAGGTCCTCGAACACCTCCTGCGCGTGGAGGGCGTGACGCCGGCGACGTTCCACGAGCGCGTAGACATAGATGCCGTCCTCGCGGCGCTCGCGCCGCCCGCGGCGCTGGACGAGCTCTCCCGAGAGCGTCTCCACCTCCTCGACGACCTCCCCGCGGCGTGGGTGGACGCCGAGGGCGTCGAGGCGGCGGCGGCCGGCGAGTTCGACCCGGCGGACTACCCGTGGCGCGTCCTCACGAGCGAGGGGCTGGCGGTGCGGCACTACTCGCTGGCGAAGCCGCAGTACGCGGGCGTCCTCCGGCGCGTGACGCGCGCAGACCTCGAGGAGGTCCACCGTTACCTCTTCGAGACGGACCGGTACGCCTCGGTGCGGGACGCGCTCGCGGCCGTGGACCGGACGGCGGGCTGGGACCGGCTGTTCGAGGTGCGCGCGAGCCACAACGACGTGACGTTCGTCGACGCCTTCCTCACCCAGGAGTTCGTGGACGCGAACGACTACTTCGCGTACGAGCAGAGCCACGCCACCGGCCAGTACCACGTCTCCAGCGTCGACGCCGACGACGTGAAGAAGAAACTGCTCCTCCGGCTGGCGAACTTCGGGAAACCCACGATAAAAATCTACGACGCGAACTTCGAGAACGCGGGCGAGCTCCGCCTCGGCCACGAGTACAACGGCGTGCCGATGAACCTCGACCGAGCGGAACGGGTCGTCGAGCGGCTGTTCGACCTCTGGGGGCGGCCGGTGGTGCTGGACACCATCGCGCCCGTCTACGACGACCGCCAGGTGACGCTCGCGCAGAAGACCGGCGGCGAGCCCGAAGCGGACGAAGTCGGGCTCCGAATCCGATACGACGGCGAGGAGGCGACGCGCGAGGAAGTCGCGTGGGAGGTCGTCGCCGACCTCGCCGCCGACGACGTCGACTACGACACGAAGCCCGCGGAGTGGCTCGCCTGA